The Chitinophagales bacterium genome contains a region encoding:
- a CDS encoding nucleotide exchange factor GrpE: MNPSFDESLEKKKDAADNPSAQAGHDFSGEEILHKIEQDAEEQGTTNNDTAQDHAEGNDLLSKLGLSKKEKLKKENAELKQKADELNDKFLRLYAEFDNYKKRMQKERIENSKTAGIEIINALIPVVDDFSRAMKQMESSQDLQALQEGVKLIQQKLGAVLEARGLKQMKSIGEIFNPELHEAIAEIPAPDETFRGKVVDEIECGYYLNDKIIRHAKVVVGK; encoded by the coding sequence ATGAACCCTTCTTTTGATGAATCTTTAGAAAAGAAGAAAGATGCGGCGGATAATCCTTCTGCACAGGCCGGGCATGATTTTTCAGGAGAAGAAATTCTGCATAAGATTGAGCAGGATGCTGAGGAGCAGGGAACAACAAACAATGACACTGCACAGGATCATGCTGAAGGCAACGATTTGCTGAGCAAGCTGGGCCTGTCGAAAAAAGAAAAGCTCAAAAAGGAAAATGCAGAATTGAAGCAGAAAGCAGATGAGCTGAATGACAAGTTCCTTCGCCTGTATGCTGAATTCGACAACTATAAGAAGCGCATGCAGAAAGAAAGAATAGAAAATTCCAAAACCGCCGGCATTGAAATCATCAATGCACTGATACCGGTGGTAGATGATTTTTCGCGCGCCATGAAACAGATGGAGTCATCGCAGGACTTGCAGGCATTGCAGGAAGGCGTGAAACTGATACAGCAAAAACTGGGTGCCGTACTGGAAGCGCGCGGTTTGAAACAGATGAAATCAATAGGTGAAATTTTCAATCCTGAATTGCACGAGGCTATTGCAGAAATTCCAGCGCCCGATGAAACCTTCCGGGGCAAAGTGGTGGATGAAATTGAGTGCGGTTACTACCTGAACGATAAGATCATCCGTCATGCAAAAGTGGTGGTGGGCAAATAA
- a CDS encoding gliding motility-associated C-terminal domain-containing protein: MKFFIFLWLPFFFIPAVSEAWHIIGGEIYYTSLGGNTYEITLKVYRDCNSTTPFDNPAAIGVYSSSGALQQTLAVFLQGANSVDPDLSDPCLVLPPGICVEEAIYKVTTTLPPLTGGFDLSYQRCCRNNTIVNLLDPANTGATFTAHIPSSGIAQGNSSPRFKNYPPIVICVDQVLQFDHSATDPNGDSLVYSLCTPWQGADATVPQPSPPPPPPYDPVVWLPPYNVNNQIGGNPVMSIDPQTGLLTAFPTALGQFVVGVCVKEYRNGIFLSQDVRDFQFNITTCNPLMEANFDVTGSISVNDTLLICGTNTVYFKNQSFGSSVYSWDFGVNGITTDVSAAEDPVYVYPDTGVYKVVLEVAPGLLCSDTVFKYVEIRKGVTADFSFQNECAFTPVTFNDQSVALDGILSDWEWNFGDGNTAFQQDPSHAYSTPGFFNVNLTVSNNYGCMSSVTRQVQVFPSPQINAGPDTFICDIDTVSIHAHNGVSYVWSPDFHISDVTASDPDVNPPLTTVYTVTVINEFGCMATDSVVIAVTDTVIAATSGDAIICSGDSVQLSSSNAVYYHWSPDFHINNPFIANPVVSPDITTTYYVIAAIGSCTDEDTVTVTVLYPPVVDAGEDITINQGETAQLNTTGNGTYQWSPPDWLNDPAVPNPVTSAENTITYTVVVEENNGCKATDSVTVTVTHNHLFLVPNAFTPNGDGLNDFFQFYTKGVREVQSVKVFNRWGQVVYESNASNDDGWDGTFGEIPCEMGTYIYTITGITYDGDVLADNGTLTLIR; this comes from the coding sequence ATGAAATTTTTCATTTTTTTATGGCTGCCGTTCTTCTTCATTCCTGCTGTGTCGGAAGCATGGCATATCATAGGCGGTGAAATATATTATACCAGCCTGGGTGGCAATACCTATGAGATTACTTTAAAAGTGTACCGCGATTGCAACAGCACTACACCGTTTGATAACCCGGCGGCGATCGGCGTGTACAGCAGTTCAGGTGCGTTGCAGCAGACGCTTGCTGTCTTTTTGCAGGGAGCGAATAGTGTAGATCCTGATCTGAGTGATCCATGCCTTGTTCTTCCGCCGGGTATTTGCGTGGAAGAAGCGATCTATAAAGTTACCACCACACTTCCGCCGCTGACAGGTGGTTTTGATTTGTCGTATCAGCGGTGTTGCCGCAACAATACCATTGTCAATCTCCTCGATCCGGCTAATACCGGCGCAACATTTACGGCCCATATTCCCTCATCGGGTATTGCGCAGGGTAACAGCAGTCCGCGGTTTAAAAATTATCCGCCAATAGTGATCTGTGTTGATCAGGTGTTACAATTTGATCACAGTGCCACAGATCCCAATGGTGATTCGCTGGTCTATTCACTCTGTACGCCATGGCAGGGTGCCGATGCAACCGTTCCACAACCGAGTCCACCACCGCCGCCACCATATGACCCGGTGGTATGGCTGCCTCCTTACAATGTGAACAATCAGATCGGCGGCAACCCGGTCATGAGTATTGATCCGCAAACCGGATTGCTGACGGCTTTTCCTACTGCCCTCGGACAATTTGTTGTAGGTGTTTGTGTGAAGGAATACCGCAATGGTATTTTTCTCAGCCAGGATGTAAGAGATTTTCAATTCAATATCACCACCTGTAATCCATTGATGGAGGCAAACTTTGATGTGACAGGCAGCATTTCGGTAAATGATACCCTGCTGATCTGCGGAACCAACACCGTGTACTTCAAAAACCAGAGTTTTGGATCATCGGTCTATAGCTGGGATTTCGGGGTGAATGGTATCACTACGGATGTTTCTGCAGCAGAAGACCCTGTGTATGTGTATCCGGATACAGGCGTATACAAAGTTGTGCTTGAAGTCGCACCAGGACTGTTATGTTCCGACACGGTTTTTAAATATGTGGAAATAAGAAAAGGTGTTACCGCAGATTTCTCGTTTCAAAATGAATGTGCATTCACGCCGGTCACATTCAATGATCAGTCAGTTGCGCTCGATGGAATATTATCAGACTGGGAATGGAACTTCGGAGACGGCAATACCGCATTTCAGCAAGATCCGTCGCATGCATATAGTACGCCGGGATTCTTCAATGTGAACCTGACGGTAAGCAATAACTATGGATGCATGTCATCCGTTACAAGGCAGGTGCAGGTTTTCCCATCACCACAGATCAATGCCGGGCCGGATACTTTTATATGCGACATTGATACGGTAAGCATACATGCCCATAACGGAGTAAGCTATGTTTGGTCACCTGATTTTCATATCAGTGATGTGACAGCTTCGGATCCGGATGTGAACCCGCCGTTGACAACGGTTTACACCGTTACTGTTATCAATGAATTCGGTTGTATGGCCACCGATTCCGTGGTCATTGCCGTTACAGATACCGTGATAGCCGCCACGAGTGGAGATGCCATCATCTGCAGTGGCGACAGTGTTCAGCTTTCATCATCCAATGCTGTTTATTATCACTGGTCGCCTGATTTTCACATAAACAATCCATTCATTGCCAACCCGGTTGTCAGCCCTGATATCACCACTACGTATTATGTTATAGCTGCCATTGGCTCCTGCACGGATGAAGATACTGTTACGGTTACGGTTCTCTATCCGCCAGTAGTGGATGCGGGAGAAGACATCACCATTAACCAGGGAGAAACCGCACAGCTGAACACTACCGGCAACGGCACCTATCAATGGTCGCCGCCCGACTGGCTGAATGATCCTGCTGTGCCAAACCCGGTAACGAGTGCGGAAAATACGATTACCTACACGGTGGTGGTTGAGGAAAACAACGGCTGCAAAGCAACTGATTCCGTTACCGTAACCGTCACGCACAATCATCTCTTCCTCGTGCCGAATGCCTTTACCCCAAATGGCGATGGACTGAATGATTTCTTTCAGTTCTATACAAAAGGAGTGCGGGAAGTTCAGTCAGTTAAAGTATTTAACCGCTGGGGACAAGTGGTATATGAAAGCAACGCATCAAATGATGATGGGTGGGATGGAACATTCGGAGAGATACCATGCGAAATGGGAACTTATATCTATACCATAACGGGCATTACCTATGATGGCGATGTATTAGCCGACAATGGAACGCTTACACTCATACGCTGA
- a CDS encoding LemA family protein: protein MGFVFLVIILVLLLIPVVLYNSLIRKKNAVGNAFGAIDAMLKKRYDLLPNLVTTVKTYMNYERDTLTKITELRNQATAANISPEQKIQLENQIGSAMRSIMVQVENYPDLKANQNFLQLQGSWNEIEEQISAARRAYNATVNDYNNAVEQFPTNILAGMMHYSLKPYLDIPEEERKNISAGELFK from the coding sequence ATGGGTTTCGTTTTTTTAGTGATCATCCTTGTTTTGCTGCTGATACCGGTAGTGCTGTACAATTCGCTTATCAGGAAAAAAAACGCAGTGGGCAATGCATTCGGCGCCATTGATGCCATGCTGAAAAAACGGTACGACCTGTTGCCGAACTTAGTGACTACCGTGAAGACTTATATGAACTATGAGCGCGATACGCTTACAAAAATCACGGAACTGCGCAACCAGGCAACCGCTGCGAACATTTCGCCAGAACAAAAGATCCAGCTCGAAAACCAGATCGGCAGCGCCATGCGCAGCATTATGGTGCAGGTGGAAAATTATCCCGACCTGAAAGCCAATCAGAATTTTTTACAGCTGCAGGGTTCATGGAATGAAATTGAAGAGCAGATCTCCGCTGCCCGTCGTGCTTACAATGCAACTGTGAATGATTATAACAATGCCGTGGAACAGTTTCCTACCAATATCCTCGCAGGCATGATGCATTACAGCTTAAAACCGTACCTCGATATTCCGGAGGAAGAACGGAAGAACATCAGCGCCGGAGAGCTCTTTAAATAA
- the dnaJ gene encoding molecular chaperone DnaJ: MAAKRDYYEVLGVGKTATPEEIKKAYRKVAMQFHPDRNPNDKTAEEKFKEAAEAYEILSDSDKKKRYDQYGHAGMGGNGGYGNAGAGGMRMEDIFTNFGDIFSDMGGSPFEAFFGGGRNTRERSRGVRGGNLRIKVPLNLQEIAKGAHKSLKVKKYVSCSTCGGSGAKDKNSFHACTNCKGSGVIRRVQNTILGQMATTTTCPTCNGEGQVITAKCNVCHGEGRVYGEETINVDIPAGVAEGMQLSMSGKGNAGERGGAPGDLLIAIEEEEHGELKRDGNNVAYELFISFPDAALGTSVDVPTIDGKARIKIKAGTQAGEIFRLKGKGLPNVNAYGSGDQLIHVNVWVPKELSSDEHQQLEKLRNSHNFKPNPGKNDKNFFEKMRDYFA, translated from the coding sequence ATGGCAGCTAAGAGAGATTATTACGAAGTGTTGGGTGTCGGGAAAACCGCTACGCCTGAAGAAATCAAGAAAGCTTACCGTAAGGTGGCTATGCAGTTTCATCCCGACAGAAATCCGAACGATAAAACTGCCGAAGAAAAATTTAAAGAGGCGGCGGAGGCATACGAAATTCTGAGCGACAGCGACAAGAAAAAAAGGTATGATCAATATGGCCATGCGGGAATGGGTGGCAATGGCGGTTATGGTAATGCCGGTGCCGGCGGCATGCGTATGGAAGACATCTTCACCAACTTCGGCGACATCTTCAGTGATATGGGCGGAAGCCCATTCGAAGCTTTCTTCGGCGGCGGACGCAATACCCGCGAACGCTCGCGTGGTGTGCGTGGTGGCAATCTTCGCATCAAGGTGCCGCTCAATCTGCAGGAAATCGCCAAAGGTGCCCACAAAAGCCTGAAGGTTAAAAAGTATGTGTCGTGCAGCACTTGCGGCGGCAGCGGAGCAAAAGACAAGAACTCATTTCATGCCTGCACCAACTGCAAAGGCAGTGGTGTCATCCGCCGCGTGCAGAATACCATTCTCGGACAAATGGCCACCACCACCACCTGCCCCACCTGCAATGGTGAAGGCCAGGTGATTACTGCCAAGTGCAATGTATGCCATGGTGAAGGCCGTGTGTATGGCGAAGAAACCATTAACGTGGATATTCCGGCTGGCGTAGCAGAAGGTATGCAACTCTCGATGAGTGGCAAAGGCAATGCCGGTGAACGCGGCGGCGCACCCGGCGACCTGCTCATTGCGATCGAAGAAGAAGAACATGGCGAACTGAAGCGCGATGGTAATAATGTGGCGTATGAATTATTTATCTCCTTCCCCGATGCCGCCCTCGGCACGAGTGTGGATGTGCCCACGATTGATGGTAAGGCACGCATCAAAATTAAAGCAGGCACACAGGCGGGAGAAATATTCCGGTTAAAGGGAAAAGGACTTCCCAACGTAAATGCATATGGCAGCGGCGATCAGTTGATTCATGTGAATGTTTGGGTGCCGAAGGAACTGTCGTCGGACGAACATCAGCAACTGGAAAAACTTCGCAATTCGCATAACTTCAAACCCAATCCCGGGAAGAATGACAAGAATTTCTTTGAGAAGATGCGGGATTATTTTGCCTGA
- a CDS encoding DUF3137 domain-containing protein: MKPSASFDQLYNTRLRPELETLEQSRKAVLTTFRVALAILLTEIPLVLLAMTMGHPAAYLLTVPSILISIFKFIDYGKKKTAYAQTFKAKVIGNMVKTMSEQLVYTPGACISVNEYVASGIFRSRIDRYTGDDLIAGTLGATAVKFSEIHHEEKHVTTDSKGHRQESWVTIFKGIFFIADFNKNFNGKTFIGPDVGDGFFGIGRLFEQWVSGKGEVVRLENPEFEKYFTAYSTDQVEARYILSTTMMERLVEFRKKVNGRLNLSFVGSNVYIALSLQESLFEPKVFSSGLQQEYLKKYFDYLQLITGIVDDLNLNLRIWGK, translated from the coding sequence ATGAAACCCTCCGCATCCTTTGACCAGCTCTACAACACAAGACTGCGGCCCGAACTGGAAACACTCGAGCAGTCGAGGAAAGCCGTATTAACAACATTCCGCGTGGCGCTGGCCATATTACTGACAGAAATCCCGCTTGTGCTCCTGGCCATGACGATGGGTCATCCGGCCGCCTACCTGCTGACCGTGCCTTCAATTCTGATCAGCATCTTTAAATTTATTGACTATGGCAAAAAGAAAACAGCATATGCACAAACATTTAAAGCCAAAGTGATTGGCAACATGGTGAAGACGATGAGCGAGCAGTTGGTTTATACACCTGGCGCTTGCATCTCAGTGAATGAATATGTTGCATCAGGTATATTCCGCAGCCGTATCGACCGCTATACGGGCGACGACCTGATAGCGGGCACGTTAGGAGCGACAGCCGTTAAGTTTTCAGAAATACACCACGAGGAAAAGCATGTTACAACCGACAGCAAAGGCCATCGTCAGGAAAGCTGGGTTACCATCTTTAAAGGCATCTTTTTTATCGCCGATTTCAATAAAAATTTTAACGGCAAAACCTTCATCGGGCCGGATGTGGGCGATGGCTTTTTTGGTATCGGAAGGCTTTTTGAGCAATGGGTTTCAGGCAAAGGTGAGGTGGTGCGACTGGAGAACCCTGAGTTTGAAAAGTATTTTACGGCATACAGTACCGACCAGGTTGAGGCACGCTACATTCTGTCAACCACAATGATGGAAAGACTGGTGGAGTTCAGAAAAAAGGTGAATGGCCGGCTTAATTTATCGTTCGTGGGTTCCAATGTTTACATCGCACTTTCGCTGCAAGAATCACTGTTTGAACCGAAGGTCTTTTCATCGGGCCTGCAACAGGAATACCTGAAGAAATACTTCGACTATCTTCAGCTCATTACCGGTATTGTGGATGATCTTAACCTGAACCTGAGAATCTGGGGGAAATAA